AAAAAAAGAATTAATACTAACAGGATGTGGAATAGGATTTCAAAAAAAGAAGGGTCAAGAAGTAGATAAAAGTAAAATTGAAAGAACCTTTGTAACACAAGATGAAAGTTTTATAGATAAAATTGGAAAATTAGCAAGCCAGGTTGATGAGAAGTTTTTTGAGGTGAGTACAGAGGTAATTGCTCATGCAGAAGGCATTTTAAATACTGAGCTTTATGAGTACATATATGTAGCACTTACTGACCATATTGCATTTGCAATTAAAAGATATCATGAAAACATAACTATAAAAAATGATTTACTACATGAAATAAAAAGAATTCACAAAAAAGAATATGAAATTGGAAAATGGGCTGTAGATTATATAAATAAAGAATTTAATGTAGAGTTTCCTTTAGATGAGGCAGGCTTTATAGCTATGCACATAGTAAATTCAAACTATAAAGGCAGTTCAAAGGAATCCCTTTTAATTACTAAAATTGTAAAAGACATACTCAATATTATAAGATATTATTATAGAATTGAGTTTAAAGAAGATGATATAAATTATGATAGACTTCTTACACACTTAAAGTTTTTTGCAAATAGATTAGTAAAAAGAGAGGAACTCAATGATACTAATAATGATATTGTAGATATAATCAAGATAAAGTATGAAAAAGATTATAATTGTGCATATAAAATAAAGATACATGTAGAGAAAAATTATGATTACTATGTAAGTCAAGATGAACTATTATATTTAACACTACATATTAAAAGAGTCATATCCGTGTTGAACTCACAATAAATATACTAAATAAATATAAATTTAATATAGGTATTTAAGATAGTATGTAAAATTTAATAGAAGTATAATAATTTTAAAACATTAAGGTTGTTACTGATGATGCAGGCAAGACTTAGGTTTATAAAAAAATTATAACAGTTTATTTTTAATTCTAAAATTAGGTTGATATAAGTTTATTTATATTAACATGAAATTTATTTTTAGGATTAAAATTACTAGTGTAATTTTTTATAAACTTAAGTCTTTTTTATTTAAAAAATATAAAATAATAAGGAGAGAGAAGTAAATGAAAAAAATATTTGGTGTTTTACAGAAAGTAGGAAAATCTTTGATGCTACCAGTTGCATTACTTCCAGCAGCAGGTATATTGCTTGGTGTAAGTAATGCTTTAGCAGGAGATGCGTTACTTGCTCATTTTCCAGCACTAGCAAATCCTACATTCCAACTTATAATAAGTATAATGGAAAGTTCAGGGCAAATTATATTCAATAACTTGCCACTTATATTTGCAGTTGGTGTAGCTGTAGGTCTAACTGAAGGTGAAGGTGTAGCAGCATTGGCAGCTATAGTAGGTTTTTTAATTCTTAATACGTCTATGGGTGTCATGTCAGGTGTCACAGAAGATATGATAGATAATTCTATGTATGCAAGTATTGTTGGAATACCAACAATTCAAACAGGGGTATTTGGTGGTATCATAATAGGTATAGTAGCTGCTTATCTTTATAAAAAGTTTTATAAAATTGAATTACCTCAATATTTAGGTTTTTTTGCAGGTAAAAGATTTGTGCCTATTGTTACATCGTTAGCAGCAATAGTAATAGGAATTATATTATCATTTATTTGGCCACCAATACAAGAAGGGTTACTTAGTTTTTCAAAAAATGTTATCGAAACAAATCAAACGTTAGCAGCATTTATGGAAGGGTCTTTAGAAAGATTATTAATACCATTTGGTTTACATCATGTTTTCCATAATCCATTCTGGTATCAATTTGGAGAATATGTAAACAAAGCGGGTGAACTTGTGATGGGAGACCAAAAGATATTCTTTGCTCAACTTAAAGATGGAGTAAATTTTACAGCAGGTACTTTTATGACAGGTGCGTTTCCATTTATGATGTTTGGTCTTCCAGCAGCAGCACTTGCTATGGTACATGAAGCAAAGCCAGAAAAGAGAAAATTTATAGCAGGAATAATGGCATCAGCAGCACTTACATCTTTTTTAACAGGAATAACTGAACCAATAGAGTTTGCATTTTTATTTGTTGCACCAGCATTATTTGTAGTACATTGTTTATTTTCAGGTTTATCATATGCAATAATGCAATTATTAGGAGTTAAAATTGGATTCACATTTTCAGGAGGATTAATAGACTTCTTACTATTTGGTGTACTTCCTAATAGAACTCCATGGTATCTAGCTATTTTAGTAGGTATTGGATTTGCAGCATTATATTATAGTGTATTTAGATTTATGATAAGAAAGTTTAACTTAAAGACACCAGGAAGAGAAGATGAATCAGAGTCTAATTTGAAAACTAGTGAAATGTCAAAAGATGAGCTGGCATCAGAAATACTAATAGCTTTAGGAAATAAAGAAAATTTAAAAAGCTTAGATGCTTGTATAACAAGACTTAGACTAGTTGTAAATGATATAGATAAAGTGGATAAAGAAAAATTGAAATCACTTGGAGCAGCAGGTGTGATGGTTATTGGAAATAATGTTCAAGCTATATTTGGTCCAAAATCGGATGCAATAAAATCTAATATAAAAGATATAATAGAGGGAAAAGTGAGGGTTGAAAATACTGATATTAAAAATATAGATAAAAAGAACATGGAAAAAAGTAAGAACATAGAAAGCACTAATATAGGTAATACTTTGGTGGAAGAAGAAATTTATTCATTGACAAATGGAGAAATCCTAGATATAGAAGAAGTTCCAGACTCTGTATTTTCAAGTAAATTAATGGGAGATGGTTTTGCAATTAAATCTGATGATGGATTAATTTATTCGCCAGTAGATGGAGCTATTGGAGTTGTATTTCCAACTAAACATGCAATAATAATCAAATCTAAAAAAACTGGAGTAGAAATACTTATACATTTAGGTATAGAGACTGTAAACTTAGAAGGAAATGGGTTTGATGTATTTGTAAATGTAGGAGATGAAGTTAAAGCAGGGGATAAACTGGTTAAGATGGATTTAGAGTATATTGAAAAAAATGGTTTATCAACAATAAGTCCAGTAGTATTTACAAATTTAGAACAAAATCAAAAATTAAACATTAAAAAGGGAAAAGTTACAGCAAAAGAAAATAATCGTGTAAGTATATTAAAAGGTAGTATTGAAAAAATAGGGTAGACATATCAATATGTATATTTAAAACTTGTATGAATTTTAGTAATTTTATAAGCATGATTTAAATTTACATACTTTAGTTTAATTAATAAAAATATATGATTTATACTTCAAAAAATTAGAGTTATTAGCATATTTATTTTACTAATACCTCTAATTTTTCTTGAAATAAAATCTATAATAATTATTTATTCATCTAACAAATTACTATCTAAATGGCTTTTATTATTTATATAGTTTTTAGGAGATACACCATAGTATTTTTTAAATGCCCTTACGAAGCTAGAATAATCATTAAATCCACATTTACTACAAACTTCACTCATAAGATGACCATTAATTATTAATGATTTTGCTAAAATCAATCTTTTTTGAATTATATAATTGTGTATGGATGTTCCAGTATGAGATTTAAATCTTCTCATGAGATAATATTTGCTTATAAAAAATTCAGATGCAATGCTGTCTATAGAAAGTTTACTCTCTATATTTAAGTTTATATAGTTTAATATTTTTTTTATATTTTCATCATAAAATACATCTTCTACAGATTCTATGTTCTCGTTTTTTAAGAAAATTCTATTTAAAAATATCATAAGTTGTATGAACAAGGTATTTCTTAGTATTTCATTTCCAAATTCATTACTAGATTCAGAAATATTTATTTGCTCAATAAAAAGTTTGAGTGATTCAATATCATGCATCTTTAAACGCAGTAGATTACATTTATTTTCTGTGGCTATCTTAAAACATTTTTCTAAATCACTAGTATCATCACTGTTTTTTTTCATAAATTCTGGGCTAACCCATATTGCAATTCTTTCATAAAATACATTTGAGTCTATAACTGGTTTGTGAATTTCATTATTACTAATAAAAAGTATATCCCAAGGTTTTAGTTTATATGGAATTCCTTCAACAAAATAAGTGACATTTCCATCTATAAATATAATTATCTTATTAAAATCGTGATTATGGTATTCAAACTCTATGTCTTTTTTATCTCTGATACTAAATATTTTAAAATTATCATTTAAGTATCCAATTTTATTGTCTGTAGTTTTCATAAAAGACCTCTCTTAGATTATATTATAGAGAAGTATAGAGCATTTTTTACAATATTTCAAGCATTTTTAACCATTCACATAGTAAAAAATTCTTAATATAATATTACATGAAGTGTAATTTTAGCAAAAAGAGTTTAAAGGGAGGAAAGCATTTATGAAATTAAATGATATTATACAGGGGTTGGATATAATCAGTGTCAAAGGTGAATTAAATATAGATATTAATAATGTACAATATGATTCAAGAAAGGTTACAGAAGGTACATTATTTGTATGTATAAAAGGATTTGTGTCAGATGGTCATAAGTATATAAAAGATGCTATAAACAAAGGAGCAAAAGCTTTTATTGTTGAAGAAGATGTAGACATAAAAGGATATACATTTATAAAAGTAAAAAATACAAGAGAAGATATGGCAAAGATAGCTGACAATTTTTATAATCATCCATCACAAAAATTTAATGTTATAGGAGTTACAGGTACTAACGGAAAAACTAGTATAACTACTATACTAAACGAAATATTAACTTTGAATAAAAATAAAGTTGGTCTTATCGGTACTATAAAAATATTTGATGGTGAAAAAGACATTATTTCTAATTCAACAACTCCAGAAAGTATAGATTTACAATATCATTTCAATAACATGTTAGATAATGGATGTGATTACTGTGCTATGGAAGTTTCATCACACTCATTAGCATTAAATAGAGTTGATGAAACAGACTTTAAACTGGGAATATTCACAAACTTAACACCAGATCATTTAGATTTTCACAAAGATTTAGAAGACTATAGAGAAGCTAAAGAAAAACTATTTTTTAAGACTACTATGGCAAATATAATAAATATAGATGATGAGGGTGGTAAAAAGATATATGAAAATATAAAAGGTATAGATGTACCTTGTTACACATATGGAGTTGAAACTAATGCTGATTTTATGGCTAGAGATATAAAATCAGATTCGGATGGTGTATCTTATAGATTAATAACGCCTTCTTATGAAGAAGTTATATTTATACCAGTTCCAGGAATGTTTACAGTATATAATACTTTAGCTGTTATAGCTGCTTGTTATATACTTGACATCCCTAAACCAGTATATAAAGAAGGTCTTAGACTTTCTAATGGAGTATCAGGAAGGTTTGAAACAGTACCAAACGATAAAGGTATAAGTGTAATTGTTGATTATGCACATACTCCTGATGCACTTGAAAATGTATTAAAAACAACTCAACAATTTGCAGAAGGGAAAATAATTTCTGTATTTGGATGTGGTGGAGATAGAGATACTGAAAAGAGACCTTTAATGGGTGCTATTGGACAAAAATATTCAGACCTGTGTATTGTAACTTCTGACAATCCAAGAACTGAAGAACCAGAAGCAATAATAAAGGATATACTTGAAGGAATAGATAAGGAAAAAGAAAATTATCATGTTGTTGCTGATAGAAAGCAAGCTATAGAAGAAGCTATAAGTATGGCAAAGAAAGATGATGTTGTAATTATAACAGGTAAGGGGCATGAAAATTATCAAATAATAGGTAAAGTTAAGCATCATTTTGATGATAAAGAGGTTGCTAATGAATGTTTAAGTAGAATGTAAGGTGAAAATTTAATAAAATATATATTTTAAGAATATAATATCAAAGCTATTTTGATATTATATTCTTTTTATATTAGTGAACATTAATAGAAATTATGTTAGTAACTCTTAATATAGATAATAAAATTTATTAAAATTGTATTATCTATATTAATTAATTTTTTATTGTAATAAAGTTGATAATTTTGTATAATTACAGTAAATATGGAAAAATAAGTATTATCATAAAATTGTTAGAATAATTAATATAAAATAATAATTATATACATATAGATTCCAGAAAGGCAGGAAGCATGATGTTGGGTGATGCAAAAAATAATAGGCAGGGTTTGTCCATAATTGCTATCATAAGTATCTTAGTAGTTACAATTTCCTGTTTGATTTATGGTTCAAGGTTGAATAAGACACTGGGTGAGGAAACGAATCAATATCTTTCAGAAATAGCAAATCAAAGTGTCAATGTGTTAAAAAAACAAATTAATGGGGATATAAAATTGTTACAATCAATTTCAATATGTATTGAAGGAGAAGAATCTTTTGAATTGGACAATATCCTTTCAATACTTAAAAGAGAATCTGTCAATAGTTCCTTTAAAAGAATGGGCGTTATTCTACCAGATGGTATGGCATATACTACAGATGGTTATGTAGAAGATTTTTCTAAGAGAGATTATTTTGCCAAGTCAATGCAAGGAGAAGTAGTCATAACAGGTAAGTTAAAGGATGTAATAAAAGACTATAAAGATATTAATGTGTACTCTGTACCAATTTATAAGGGGAACAATGTTGTTGGTGTTATATTTGCTACACATAGTACAAAGTTATATGAAAAGATACTCTCTGTACCAACGTTTAATGGAAAAGGATATTCTTATATAGCTAATAGTAATGGGGATATTGTTTTAAATCCAAGTAGCAAAAACGCAAATTCTAATATGGAAAATTTATTTTCATATATAAATAAAAGCAGTGCCTTATCAAAATCTACTCTTAATGATATGAAATTAAATATAAAAAATTCTAAATCAGGTTCATTAAGTTATAATATGTCTGGAAAAGGATATTATTTAAGTTATGCTCCAATAGGAATTAATGATTGGTATCTTTTTTCTGAAGTTCCTAGAACTGCTGTATCTGAAAAATCATATGCTATTATAAAACTTACATTATCAGCATGTATAGTTTTAATTGTGATATTTACATCTTTAATAATTTATATCTTGATTATGCAAAAAAAGGGCAAGGAAAGATTAGAAGAGTTTGCATTTAAAGATAGCATTACAGGAATTGGAAATTCAAATAAATTTAATCTGGAAGGTGGTAAATTTTTATCCACTCATGATAAAAAGAATCTAGTTCTGATTTATTTTGATATAGATAAATTTAAGTTAGTAAATGATAGATTTGGATATGAAGAGGGAGATAGAGTATTAAGAAAAATTGCAGAAATGATTGAAAATATGTTTAAAGAACAGTCTGTATTTTCAAGAATTTCAAATGATAATTTTGCTATAATATTTGAAAAAAAGAAGGATAAAGAATCAGTTATAGAGATATGTGAAATTATGCGTAAAAAATTATCTATGATAAAAACTAGCTTAGGGGTGGAACTTAATTTGATACCATCTATAGGAGTCTATTTTATTGAAGATGGAGAAACAAATATATCTACTTGTCTTGACAAAGCTATGATTGCAAAGACTACAGTAAAAAGAAAATACTTAAAAGTGTATGAAATTTATGCTGAGAATTTAAAGGAAACTCTTATAGAAGAACGTGATATTGAGCAAGAGATGCATGATGCTTTAAAAAATGAACAATTTAAAGTATATTTGCAACCTAAGATTGAATTATCAACAGGTAAAATAGTAGGTTCTGAAGCTCTTGTACGTTGGCAACATCCAAAAAAGGGATTAATAAGCCCAGGCGTATTTATTCCTATTTTTGAAAAGAATGGTTTCATAACAGAATTAGATATGTTTGTATTTGTTCAAGTTTGTAAAAATTTTAAACGTTGGCAAAATGAAGGCTTACCTAGATTTCCTATATCAGTAAATTTATCAAGAGTGCATCTTGAAAATCCAGATTTTATAGAGAAGTTTGAAAACATTGCAAAAGAATATGATATTGAACCAAATTTAATTGAAATTGAACTAACGGAGAGTGCAATATTTGATAATACAAAAATGCTGTTTAAAATAATGCAAAATTTAAAGTCTGTAGGATTTAAAATATCTATGGATGATTTTGGTTCAGGTTATTCTTCTTTAAATATGCTTAAAGATATGCCAATTGATGTCTTGAAATTAGATAGACAATTTTTTATAACAGTTGAAGATACAAAAAAGAGTCAAATTGTGGTTTCAAGTATTGTTCAGATGGCAAAGCAACTTGATATAAAAGTTGTTTCAGAGGGAGTTGAAACCTTAGAGCAAGCAGAGTTTTTAAGATTTATAGGATGTGATATGGCTCAAGGATTTTTATTTGCAAAACCAATGCCAATAGAAGAATATGAAAAGTTGATATTAAGTGGGAATGACATTGAAGGTATGAGTACAAATTAAAAAACTTAGTACAAAATAAGATAAAAATTTCTAAGTAGAGTGAACTTTGTATAGTCAAAGTTCACTTTATTTATGTAAAAATACCTTAGTATAAAAATATGAATTAGGTTTAGAGTATTACTTTACATTATAGGGAGCATATGATATTTTCTAAAAGAGACATAATTTTTCTATGTCTAGAGGTTTTTAATTTGAGTATAGCAGTTTGTGAATCTAAGAATATCAGCAATTATGTAAGTACTTAAGGGAGGAAAATTTTTGAGTGATATAACAATTAGGGAAATGGTAAATGATGAAAGAAGTCTTGTTTGGAAAATTGGTAAATCTAGCTTTGGATTGGTTGAAGGTATGGCATTTAAAAAGCCTCAAAACGCCTTTCTTGCTATAATAGAGGGTCATATTGTTGGTATGGCTTCCTACAAAATTTTTCCTGCAAAAAATGGCCAAAAAATTGGATATGTAGAAACAGCCTATATAAAGAAGGGACATGAAGGCAAGGGAATAGGAAGTGAGCTTTACAAAAAAGTAACCATATTTTTAAAAGAACAAGGTTGCGAAACTGTTACTGCTACTGTAAAGGACGATAATGTTGCATCATGGAAGTTGTTTGAAAATAATGGATACCATATTATAAGCTTTACACAAATGTTACAAAACTATGGGCTAATGAGTACAATACGATTGTGGTTTAATAGTACACTTGCAATTGCTTCTGGATTTCATTTATGGAGCACATTGTCACAAAAAAATAGCTCATCAATTCAACAATTAGGAATCTATATTGTCTTAAACTTACTAATATCATTTCCTATTTTATTTTTTAGCAATAATTTTAATGATTTTGCTGTCAGAATAGGTGCGTTTTTTTCATTATTGATTGTTTCTTTACTTGGTGGATTAATTGCAACCTTGATTTCATCTGATAAATGGAAGTTTATTGCTACAAGAGGAGGTTTGTTGATATCGTTATTAATTACAATTTTGGGTGGTATATGGCCAGTGGTAGGTCGATTTTATCCAACAGAGTATAAGAGGTCTACTGCATTTAGACGAAGTATGGGAATTGAGGGATTGTTTGAGTGGTTAGGAGTACTACTTTTTATTTTAATAGTAGCAGTATTTGGAAAACAATCAGAATTTTATGAATATATTATTTCATTTGGCATAAGTTTTTTACTTTTTCATAGTATACCTTTTTATCCGTTTGGATGTTTTGGTGGAAAGCGTATTTGGGATTACAGTAAAGTACTGTCATTGTTGACAATCATAATTTCTGTGGGAATACTATATAGTTTTTAAAAACCACAAACTTTTGGTTAAACATAAATTTAAAGTTTAAAATAATAAAGAGAAGTTTTATTTTTTAATATTCTATATTTTTTATTTAAAATATAGAATATTTTATTTTTATAAAAAAGAGAGTTTCTATTATGATTTTCAAAAATCATTTAGAAGACCTCTCTTTTTTATAAAATCTAAATAACTATTATAATATAATAGAAGTTTCTATTATTTTAATTTTTTTATTGGAATACAATTGTTAAGATTGTAGATAAATAAAGATTTTAAACATTAAATCTAAATAATATTACATCTCCATCTTTAACTATGTATTCTTTACCTTCTAATTTAACTAATCCTTTTTCTTTAGCAGCTGCCATCGTACCATGTTCAACTAAATCATTAAAAGCAATTGTTTCAGCTCTGATAAATCCTCTTTCTATGTCAGAATGTATTTTTCCTCCTGCTTGAGGTGCTTTACTTCCAACCTTTATAGTCCATGCTCTGACCTCTTTTGGTCCAGCTGTTAAGAATGAAATTAGACCAAGTAAGGCATAAGACGATTTTATAAGTTTATCAAGCCCTGATTGTTCAAGTCCTAACGTTTCTAAAAATTCTTTCTTTTCTTCAGCAGAGTCAAGTTCAGAAATTTCTGCTTCTATTTGTGCACATACAACAACAACTTCAGCATCCTCTGTTTCTGCAAATACCTTAACTTGTTGAACATACTTATTACTTTCTCCATCATCTGCTAAATCATCTTCTGATACATTTGCAGCATATATTACAGGTTTAGATGTAAGTAAATCTAATGAATTTACAAAGTTTTGTTCATCTTCTGTAAATTGCATAGTTCTTACACACTTACTATTTTCTAAAGTAGCCATGATTGAATTTAATAAATCAAGTTCAGAACCTAAAGTTTTATCAGCTTTAGCTGCTTTTTGAGTTTTATGAATTCTTCTTTCAAGAATTTCTATGTCAGAGAAAATTAATTCTAAATTTATAGTTTCTATATCGCGAAGTGGTTCAACAGAACCATCTACATGTATAACATTTTCATCTTCAAAACATCTAACAACATGTACAATTGCATCAACTTCTCTTATGTGTGATAAAAATTTATTTCCTAAACCTTCTCCTTTAGAAGCACCTCTAACTAAACCAGCTATGTCACAAAATTCTATAGCAGTAGGAACTATTTTTTCAGAGTTGTACAATTCTTGTAGTTTGTTTAATCTTTCATCTGGAACAGATACAACTCCAATATTTGGGTCTATTGTACAAAAAGGGTAATTTGCAGATTCTGCACCTGCTTGAGTTATTGCGTTAAATAGTGTGCTTTTACCTACATTTGGTAAACCAACTATACCTAATTTCATATTAATCGTCCTCTCTCTTATTCTTTTTATATTCTTTATATAACTTTAAACAATCAATCTATAGGATTGTAAAATTGTTTTAATTATAGACATACATATTGATTATACATCATATATATGAAGCTTGTAAACTAGACTTTAAAGCAGAATGGTCTAAATAATTTTGTATTTAAGTTTAAATAAAAATATTACTTTTAGAAAATAATAAAAAGGATATAATTAAATAGAAGGTTTTTATATATAAGTATATACAATCAAAAAATAAATAAATTTCAATTTTAAAATTGATGTTTA
This sequence is a window from Clostridioides difficile. Protein-coding genes within it:
- a CDS encoding PRD domain-containing protein, with the protein product MIIQQIYNNNVVLVLDENQKKELILTGCGIGFQKKKGQEVDKSKIERTFVTQDESFIDKIGKLASQVDEKFFEVSTEVIAHAEGILNTELYEYIYVALTDHIAFAIKRYHENITIKNDLLHEIKRIHKKEYEIGKWAVDYINKEFNVEFPLDEAGFIAMHIVNSNYKGSSKESLLITKIVKDILNIIRYYYRIEFKEDDINYDRLLTHLKFFANRLVKREELNDTNNDIVDIIKIKYEKDYNCAYKIKIHVEKNYDYYVSQDELLYLTLHIKRVISVLNSQ
- the ptsG gene encoding glucose-specific PTS transporter subunit IIBC, producing MKKIFGVLQKVGKSLMLPVALLPAAGILLGVSNALAGDALLAHFPALANPTFQLIISIMESSGQIIFNNLPLIFAVGVAVGLTEGEGVAALAAIVGFLILNTSMGVMSGVTEDMIDNSMYASIVGIPTIQTGVFGGIIIGIVAAYLYKKFYKIELPQYLGFFAGKRFVPIVTSLAAIVIGIILSFIWPPIQEGLLSFSKNVIETNQTLAAFMEGSLERLLIPFGLHHVFHNPFWYQFGEYVNKAGELVMGDQKIFFAQLKDGVNFTAGTFMTGAFPFMMFGLPAAALAMVHEAKPEKRKFIAGIMASAALTSFLTGITEPIEFAFLFVAPALFVVHCLFSGLSYAIMQLLGVKIGFTFSGGLIDFLLFGVLPNRTPWYLAILVGIGFAALYYSVFRFMIRKFNLKTPGREDESESNLKTSEMSKDELASEILIALGNKENLKSLDACITRLRLVVNDIDKVDKEKLKSLGAAGVMVIGNNVQAIFGPKSDAIKSNIKDIIEGKVRVENTDIKNIDKKNMEKSKNIESTNIGNTLVEEEIYSLTNGEILDIEEVPDSVFSSKLMGDGFAIKSDDGLIYSPVDGAIGVVFPTKHAIIIKSKKTGVEILIHLGIETVNLEGNGFDVFVNVGDEVKAGDKLVKMDLEYIEKNGLSTISPVVFTNLEQNQKLNIKKGKVTAKENNRVSILKGSIEKIG
- a CDS encoding AraC family transcriptional regulator codes for the protein MKTTDNKIGYLNDNFKIFSIRDKKDIEFEYHNHDFNKIIIFIDGNVTYFVEGIPYKLKPWDILFISNNEIHKPVIDSNVFYERIAIWVSPEFMKKNSDDTSDLEKCFKIATENKCNLLRLKMHDIESLKLFIEQINISESSNEFGNEILRNTLFIQLMIFLNRIFLKNENIESVEDVFYDENIKKILNYINLNIESKLSIDSIASEFFISKYYLMRRFKSHTGTSIHNYIIQKRLILAKSLIINGHLMSEVCSKCGFNDYSSFVRAFKKYYGVSPKNYINNKSHLDSNLLDE
- a CDS encoding UDP-N-acetylmuramoyl-L-alanyl-D-glutamate--2,6-diaminopimelate ligase, with the translated sequence MKLNDIIQGLDIISVKGELNIDINNVQYDSRKVTEGTLFVCIKGFVSDGHKYIKDAINKGAKAFIVEEDVDIKGYTFIKVKNTREDMAKIADNFYNHPSQKFNVIGVTGTNGKTSITTILNEILTLNKNKVGLIGTIKIFDGEKDIISNSTTPESIDLQYHFNNMLDNGCDYCAMEVSSHSLALNRVDETDFKLGIFTNLTPDHLDFHKDLEDYREAKEKLFFKTTMANIINIDDEGGKKIYENIKGIDVPCYTYGVETNADFMARDIKSDSDGVSYRLITPSYEEVIFIPVPGMFTVYNTLAVIAACYILDIPKPVYKEGLRLSNGVSGRFETVPNDKGISVIVDYAHTPDALENVLKTTQQFAEGKIISVFGCGGDRDTEKRPLMGAIGQKYSDLCIVTSDNPRTEEPEAIIKDILEGIDKEKENYHVVADRKQAIEEAISMAKKDDVVIITGKGHENYQIIGKVKHHFDDKEVANECLSRM
- a CDS encoding EAL domain-containing protein: MLGDAKNNRQGLSIIAIISILVVTISCLIYGSRLNKTLGEETNQYLSEIANQSVNVLKKQINGDIKLLQSISICIEGEESFELDNILSILKRESVNSSFKRMGVILPDGMAYTTDGYVEDFSKRDYFAKSMQGEVVITGKLKDVIKDYKDINVYSVPIYKGNNVVGVIFATHSTKLYEKILSVPTFNGKGYSYIANSNGDIVLNPSSKNANSNMENLFSYINKSSALSKSTLNDMKLNIKNSKSGSLSYNMSGKGYYLSYAPIGINDWYLFSEVPRTAVSEKSYAIIKLTLSACIVLIVIFTSLIIYILIMQKKGKERLEEFAFKDSITGIGNSNKFNLEGGKFLSTHDKKNLVLIYFDIDKFKLVNDRFGYEEGDRVLRKIAEMIENMFKEQSVFSRISNDNFAIIFEKKKDKESVIEICEIMRKKLSMIKTSLGVELNLIPSIGVYFIEDGETNISTCLDKAMIAKTTVKRKYLKVYEIYAENLKETLIEERDIEQEMHDALKNEQFKVYLQPKIELSTGKIVGSEALVRWQHPKKGLISPGVFIPIFEKNGFITELDMFVFVQVCKNFKRWQNEGLPRFPISVNLSRVHLENPDFIEKFENIAKEYDIEPNLIEIELTESAIFDNTKMLFKIMQNLKSVGFKISMDDFGSGYSSLNMLKDMPIDVLKLDRQFFITVEDTKKSQIVVSSIVQMAKQLDIKVVSEGVETLEQAEFLRFIGCDMAQGFLFAKPMPIEEYEKLILSGNDIEGMSTN
- a CDS encoding GNAT family N-acetyltransferase, yielding MSDITIREMVNDERSLVWKIGKSSFGLVEGMAFKKPQNAFLAIIEGHIVGMASYKIFPAKNGQKIGYVETAYIKKGHEGKGIGSELYKKVTIFLKEQGCETVTATVKDDNVASWKLFENNGYHIISFTQMLQNYGLMSTIRLWFNSTLAIASGFHLWSTLSQKNSSSIQQLGIYIVLNLLISFPILFFSNNFNDFAVRIGAFFSLLIVSLLGGLIATLISSDKWKFIATRGGLLISLLITILGGIWPVVGRFYPTEYKRSTAFRRSMGIEGLFEWLGVLLFILIVAVFGKQSEFYEYIISFGISFLLFHSIPFYPFGCFGGKRIWDYSKVLSLLTIIISVGILYSF
- the ychF gene encoding redox-regulated ATPase YchF; this encodes MKLGIVGLPNVGKSTLFNAITQAGAESANYPFCTIDPNIGVVSVPDERLNKLQELYNSEKIVPTAIEFCDIAGLVRGASKGEGLGNKFLSHIREVDAIVHVVRCFEDENVIHVDGSVEPLRDIETINLELIFSDIEILERRIHKTQKAAKADKTLGSELDLLNSIMATLENSKCVRTMQFTEDEQNFVNSLDLLTSKPVIYAANVSEDDLADDGESNKYVQQVKVFAETEDAEVVVVCAQIEAEISELDSAEEKKEFLETLGLEQSGLDKLIKSSYALLGLISFLTAGPKEVRAWTIKVGSKAPQAGGKIHSDIERGFIRAETIAFNDLVEHGTMAAAKEKGLVKLEGKEYIVKDGDVILFRFNV